The genomic segment GGATCGTTTCGCAAGGGAGGAACTGGGGTTTCGGAAAGGCGTGCAAGGCATGGTAAGCGAACACGTCCTCGTTCTGAACCAGAACTACGAGCCTTTGAGTGTTTGTACGGCAAGACGGGCGGTCATTCTCGTTTTTCTGCGCAAGGCGGAGATCATTGACAAATATGCGGATCCTGTGCGGGGCGTATACTCGCTGTTCGACCGGCCCAGTATCGTCCGGCTCGTGAACTTCGTTCGCATACCCAGCAAGGGCATCATGCTGTCGCGCAAGAACATCCTCAAGCGCGACGGCCACCAGTGCCAGTACTGCAGCACGACGAGAGGCCCCCTTACCGTGGATCATGTCCTGCCCAGGTACCTGGGCGGTAGGGACAGCTGGGAGAACATGGTCTGCGCCTGCCAGCGGTGCAACAACAAGAAGGGGGACCGGCTGCCTGAAGAGGTGAACATGGCGCTGCGGCGCAAGCCCAAGGCGCCCACCAGGATACACTTTATTCGAGACTTCATTGGCATCCACCATCATTCCTGGCGGCCCTACCTGTTTCTGAAGAACGAACAACCGGAAGAACTGCTATGGCCTACCAGGTAAGGCTCGAACACTTCGAAGGACCGCTGGACCTCCTGCTGTTCCTGATCAGGGAACACGAGGTGGATATCTACGACATTCCCATCTCGCTGGTCACGCAGCAGTACCTTCAGTATCTCGAGCTGCTCAAACTGCTCGATCTCGAAGTCGGCAGCGAGTACCTGCTCATGGCGGCGACGCTCCTGCGCATCAAGTCGAAGATGCTCCTGCCCCGTAGGTCCGAAGAGGAGGAAGAGGAAGGCGCGGACCCGCGGGAAGAACTCGTGCAGCGCCTGCTGGAATACCGGCAGTTCAAGGAAGCGGCCGGCGTGCTGAACGAGCACCAGGATCGCAACGCCGACGTGTTCTACCATCCGCCCGCGGAGCACCCGGACGAGGACCTGAACGGCGTGGAAACGCTCGATACC from the Gemmatimonadota bacterium genome contains:
- a CDS encoding segregation/condensation protein A produces the protein MAYQVRLEHFEGPLDLLLFLIREHEVDIYDIPISLVTQQYLQYLELLKLLDLEVGSEYLLMAATLLRIKSKMLLPRRSEEEEEEGADPREELVQRLLEYRQFKEAAGVLNEHQDRNADVFYHPPAEHPDEDLNGVETLDTRLAGNLNLWDLLQAFRFTLDRAKDDFDRTVERETLSIEDRMDDILDHLKRRKTLFFSALFQEDLSRPFLIITFLALLELIRQNRVVFEQTDTLGEIWLTLSGSVSTSS
- a CDS encoding HNH endonuclease, producing MVSEHVLVLNQNYEPLSVCTARRAVILVFLRKAEIIDKYADPVRGVYSLFDRPSIVRLVNFVRIPSKGIMLSRKNILKRDGHQCQYCSTTRGPLTVDHVLPRYLGGRDSWENMVCACQRCNNKKGDRLPEEVNMALRRKPKAPTRIHFIRDFIGIHHHSWRPYLFLKNEQPEELLWPTR